The genomic interval CGTTCTACGCCAACGCCGGAGGCCGTGTGCGCGATGACCGGCGGGGCTCTCGAACCGTGATGGTGCGCTACAAGCGTCGCAGCTCAAACGGAACGCTGGATCGCAGAGCCCGGTCCCCGGGCAGGATCGACGACGGCGGCGGCGATCCGGAACCGTTCGTCGAGCCCGGACCAGATCTCGTCCAGCAGTTCCTCACCGTTCCTGGCGCCGACAGCGGCCTCGGTGAAGGGAGCGGCGACCGAGACCCGTTCGCCATCGGAGTCGTAGGTGGTCAGCAGGACCGCCTCGCCGGGTTCCAGATCCTGTACGGCGAGGGTCATCACGTTGCTGGTCGGACGTGCGGCGCGACTGGGCCGGGCGGCTCCGAAAACGGTGGTGCGTCCGCCGTCGCGGCTGATCAGCGCGGTGATCCGGGACGTCCGGATCGGCGGGTCCGGTTCGTACGCGAAGCCGCTGAGCGCTTCGGTGGGCGCGGCTCCCGCACGGAGTCGTTCCGCGGCCTGGGACACCTGCTCACCATTGCCCAGAACCAGCCAGCCGCCGGTGGCCGTGGCGGCGGCGTAGTGGCGCAGCGGATCGTGTCTCCCCATGGTGAGGGGGCCGACCACGAGCTCACCGTCGATCAGTCGCAGGGCGCGGTCGCGCGAGGCAGGGCTGCGGCCGGTGAGGAAGTAACCACCCAGAACCGCTCCGGAGTGGGTGCGGGCGCACAGAACCCCGCGGCCCGGATAGGAGTTTGCGGACAGCAGGTCGTGGAGGGAGAGCATGCGGCCGCGCTTTCTGGTGTCGGTCGGGAGGGAGGCGGCGCTTTTCTGACGCGGCGCCCCGCGAGCGCCGTCGCAGGGCCTGGTTCCTCAGTGGTGGAACAGCCTGAGGCCGGTGCGTACGAGGGTGATCCGATGCTCGCGGCATGCGTCCTCGACCTCGGCGGAGCGGATCGATCCGCCCGGCTCGGCGATGTAGCGGACACCGTGCCGCTGTGCGTGGTCGACGTTGTCGCGGAACGGCAAAGCCCCGTCGGAGACGAACGCGACGCCCTTCAGACGGGCCGTCCACTCGGCGCGCGAGCTGCCGGTCAGCGCTTCCCTCGGTTGTGACAGCGCACGGGAGAGGCGGGTGCTCTCGTCCGGCGTGAGGTCACCCTCGACGGAGCGGATCTGCCAGTTGATCCGGTCCTGGCGCCGGATGTCCGGCCGGAAGGCGAGGGCGCGAACCGCCGGATGGCGGCGCAACCACCAGGTGTCGGCCTTCGCGCCGGCAAGCCGCGTGCAGTCGACGCGGGACTGCTGTCCCGCGCCGATGCCCAGCGTCATCCCGTCCCGCAGGTAGCACACCGAGTTGGACTGGGTGTGACGCAGCACCACCAGGCCGAGCAGAAGATCCTCCGCGGCCGTCGTGGGCAGCGCACCGCACACGACGTTCTCCAACAGCGTGGCGGCGAGCGGCACTTCGTCCCGTTGCTGGGCCAGGCGCAGGCCGAAGACCTCGCGCGTCTCACGCTCCGGCGGCACAAAGGCCGGGTCCGCTTCCATGACGAGGAAGCGGCCGTTCTTCTTCTTGGCGAGCGTTCCCACGGTGCCCGGCGCATAGCCCGGCGCGATGACGCCGTCGCAGACCACGCGGGCCAGCGATGCGGCAAGTTCCGCGTCGACCGGGTGCGAGACGGCGGCGAAGTCTCCGTAGGAGGACTTCGGATCGGCATCGCGTGCGCGCAGATACGCGCTGGTCAGGGGGCCTACATCGTGCTGCTGAACGCCGTGGAGCTCCGCTGTCACGTCATCGACGGCCCCGGCCACGGCGGCACCGGCGGGTGAGACATGCTTGAAGGAAGCGGCCGCCGGCCGATTCAGGACCCGGCTCGCCTCGTACACCAGCTGCCAGCCGTTCAGCGCGTCCAACATGTTGATGTACGACGGGCTTCCCCGCACCACCCGAACCGGCCACCGGCCGGGCCGCACCGGTGTCGCATCGGCGGGCTGCTGCTGCGGGTTGATTCCGTAACGCAGTTCCACGTCATGGCCTCCTCAGCTGAAGATCACTGACGGAGGCGCCCAGGCGGTCGACGCTCACGTGAAGGAACGGCCGCTTCCCGGTGGTTGTCCACCCTCGCCAGTCGCGGCCGGGCACCACTGTAACGGCAGACGGCAGACACGGCATGGTGATCGGAGGCCGCCTGAGGGCGGAGCCGGACTGTGCGCCGCGGCGGTCCCGGGCAGCGGGCGGCACCGCGGGCGGCCGCTCCCCGCGGTCCGCACACAGCCCGCAAGAGACCCGCTGTTCCCGGCCCGGTGAAAGCGGCCCCGTGCCATCCTGGACGACGTGAACCGCGACGACCTCGTACGGCTGCGCCAGGCCCGCGACCGCATGAACCGCGAGTACGCCGAACCGCTCGACATGGCCTCGATCGCCCGCACCGCGCTGATGTCCCCGGGCCACTTCCAGCGCAGCTTCCGCGCCGCGTACGGGGAGACGCCGTACAGCTATCTCATGACCCGGCGGATAGAGCGCGCGAAGGCGTTGCTGCGGCGCGGGGACCTGAGCGTGACCGAGGTGTGCATGGCCGTCGGCTGTACGTCGCTCGGTTCGTTCAGCTCCCGTTTCACCGAGCTGGTCGGTGAGACGCCCAGCGCCTACCGCGCCCGTTCCCACGAGGCGGGCACGGTGATCCCGTCCTGCGTGGCCCGCACCTTTACCCGGCCGAACCGGGCGGGACCGCCGCTCCGCCCCTAGCCTGTCGTCCATGGACCTGAAACTCCGCCAGTGCTTCATCGCCGTCGACGACCACGACAAGGCGCTCGCCTTCTACTGCGACGTCCTGGAGCTGGAAATCCGTAACGACGTCGGTTTCGAGGGCATGCGGTGGGTGACCGTGGGGTCGCCGTTGCAGCCTGACGTGGAGATCGTCCTGGAGCCGCCGGCCGCGAACCCGGACGCCTCCCCCGCCGACAAGCAGGCCATGGCCGAACTACTCGCCAAGGGCACCCTGCGCGGGGTCAACTTCACCACCGCCGACTGCGACGCCCTCTACGCCAGGGTCCAGGAGTCCGGCGCCGAGGTGGTCCAGGAACCGACGGACCAGCCGTACGGCGTCCGCGACTGCGCGTTCCGCGACCCGGCCGGGAACATGCTGCGGTTCATGCAGCGGAGTGAGGACTGACGGAGCGAGGACCGACCGGCGGCCGAAAAACACGCGGGCGGCTCCCTGCCCCGCGCCTACGATCACGCCATGAGCGCTACGAGCATCCGCTGGACCTACGCCTTCGTCGACCGCCCGCACGACCGCCTCGGCGCCGCCCGCGACTTCTGGACGGCCGTCACGGACACCCGGCTGTCCGAACTCCGGGGTGACGAGGGCGAGTTCGTCACCCTGCTGTCCGACCGCACCGACGCCTGCGTGAAGATCCAGGGCGTGGACTCCGGCCTCGGCGGCGCTCATCTCGACTTCTCCGTCGAGGACGTACCGGCGTTCGTGGAGTCCGCGCTGCGGCTCGGCGCGGAGACCGTCGCCGAGCACGACGGCTGGGCCGTACTCCGGTCCCCCGCGGGGGAGTTGTTCTGCGCCGGCCCCTGGCACGGCGAGTCCGTACGGCCGCCCGTCGTGGCCGGCACCCGCCTCGACCAGGTGTCCCTCGACATCGGCCCCGGCTCCTACGACGCCGAAGTCGCCTTCTGGAGCGCCCTGTTGCCCGACTGGGCCTCACTGTCGGGCGCGCTGCCCGAGTTCCATGTGCTCAAGCCCCCGCCCGGCCAGCCGATCCGCATCCTGCTCCAACGCCTCGGCGAGGAACGCCCCGCGTCCGCCCATCTGGACCTGGCCTGCGCGGACATCGACGAGGCCGTCGTACTGCACGAGCACCTCGGCGCGACCGTCGTCTCCCAAGGCAGGCACTGGACCGTGATGCGGGACCCGGCGGGCGGCACGTACTGCCTGACAGGCCGAGACGCGGAGACCGGCGGGCTCCCTAACCGCCCCTGACGCAGACGACGAGCACTCGATGGTCGTCGCGCCGCGAGTCCGTCGGCATGGGACAGGCACTCTCCCCGTCCTGCCGCGACAGCGGCGTACGCGTCTCGCCGGGCGGGTGCGACGCGCCGGAGTCCTGCAGCCACAGCGTGAGCCCGCCCCCGACGGCCACCACGACCGCCCATGCGACCAGGGCCCGGCGCCATAACCGGCTCACGCCGTCCACACCTCCACATCCACCACCGCGCCCACCGGAATCGCCCCGTACACATGCGGGAACTCCTCCCCACCCGGCTCCGGCGCCTCGTACTTCAGCGGTGCGTCGAGCCGTGCCGGGTCCACGACCAGGACCACCAGCTCGTCGGGGCCGTCGTAGGAACCGTACAAAAAGGCCGCCACGCGCGGGAGTTGGGTACGGGTCGAGCAGTGGATGAAGCCCTCCTCCTGGAGGGTGCGGCCACGGGTCGACCACTCGTAGCTCCCGCGCTCGCGGGCCGCGTCCCACAGGGCGCGCTCGGTCATGTGGAGGATGGGGGTGGTGGTGAGTTCCTGTTCCGGCATAAGCCCACGCTACGGCCCCTGCGTCTGCCCTCGCTACGGCTTCGGCTCGCGCCACATCGGGTACATGCTCGGGCCGTCCGGGAGGTCGAGGGTGTGGTCGGTGAAGGTGTAGCCGAGGCGCTCGTACAGCTTGGTGCTGCGCTCGCTGCTCGCCTCCAGGTACGCGGGCAGGCCCTCGCGGTCGCAGCGGTCCAGGACGTGCCGGATGAGCGCGGCGCCGAGGCCGTCGCCCTGGCGGCCCGGTGCAACGGCGATCATCCACAGGTACTCGTGGGCCCGGCCGGCCGGATGGGACTCCGCCATCAGCCGGGCTATCGTCTCGACCCGCTCGTTGTCGGGATCGACCAACTCCCGTAGCTGTACGGCCTCGTCCTCGCCGTTCTCCGGATGCGCCTCGGCCGGCACCGACAGCCACAGCGCGCACGCCGCGCCGTCCTCGGCGAGGTCGATCCGGCCGTCGGCGAACACCGCGTCGGTGAAGGAGGCCATCAGCCTGTGGTGGGTCGTACGGCGGTACTCGGCGTCGGGAAAGACCCAGCCGCTGACCGGATCGTCCTGGAAGGCCTCGTCCAGCAGCCGGACGACCAGCTCTCTGTCACCCTCGCCCGCCGCCCGTATCGCCACGCCCATGTTCCGCCCACCCCAACGTCTCAACAGTCTTATTCTGTACGGGTGTTGAGCCTATCCGGGTTTCGGTGAACGAAGGCGGGCCCCGCGCACCGTGGGGATGCGCGGGACCCGCCGGTCCGGGGCCTCCGGTGGCCGTGCGGGGTCAGGTCCGCGCGGTTCCGGAAGGCTCCGGAGTCATCAACTGCTGCGCCGGGTCACGAACTCGGCCAGCGCGAGCAGACCGCCCGCGTCCCGCGGGTCCGGGATCGCCCGGGCCAGCTCCTGCACGGCCCGCGCCATCCGGTCGGCCGCCTGGTCCTGCGCCCAGTCCCGGCCCCCCGCCCGCTCGACGGCGAGCGCGGTGCGCTCCAACTCCCCTTCCTCGTACGGCATTCCGTACAGTTCCGCGAGTTCCACGGCCGCCGGTGTGCCCGAGGTGAGGGCGGCGACCACGGGCAGGGACTTCTTGCGGACCGCGAGGTCGGCGCCGGCCGGTTTGCCGGTGCGGCCGGGGTCGCCCCATATCCCGATGACGTCGTCGATCAGCTGGAAGGCGAGCCCGGCCTGCCGGCCGAACGCGTCCAGCGCCTCGACGTCCTCGGCGGACGCCCCCGCGTACAGCGCGCCCACCGCGCAGGCGCAGCCGAGCAGCGCGCCGGTCTTGGCCTCGGCCATGACGAGCACCTCGTCGAGGGTGACCTCGCCGGGGGCCCGCTTCTCCATGGCCGTGT from Streptomyces sp. NBC_01288 carries:
- a CDS encoding IMP cyclohydrolase; the protein is MLSLHDLLSANSYPGRGVLCARTHSGAVLGGYFLTGRSPASRDRALRLIDGELVVGPLTMGRHDPLRHYAAATATGGWLVLGNGEQVSQAAERLRAGAAPTEALSGFAYEPDPPIRTSRITALISRDGGRTTVFGAARPSRAARPTSNVMTLAVQDLEPGEAVLLTTYDSDGERVSVAAPFTEAAVGARNGEELLDEIWSGLDERFRIAAAVVDPARGPGSAIQRSV
- a CDS encoding phosphoribosylaminoimidazolecarboxamide formyltransferase produces the protein MELRYGINPQQQPADATPVRPGRWPVRVVRGSPSYINMLDALNGWQLVYEASRVLNRPAAASFKHVSPAGAAVAGAVDDVTAELHGVQQHDVGPLTSAYLRARDADPKSSYGDFAAVSHPVDAELAASLARVVCDGVIAPGYAPGTVGTLAKKKNGRFLVMEADPAFVPPERETREVFGLRLAQQRDEVPLAATLLENVVCGALPTTAAEDLLLGLVVLRHTQSNSVCYLRDGMTLGIGAGQQSRVDCTRLAGAKADTWWLRRHPAVRALAFRPDIRRQDRINWQIRSVEGDLTPDESTRLSRALSQPREALTGSSRAEWTARLKGVAFVSDGALPFRDNVDHAQRHGVRYIAEPGGSIRSAEVEDACREHRITLVRTGLRLFHH
- a CDS encoding helix-turn-helix transcriptional regulator codes for the protein MNRDDLVRLRQARDRMNREYAEPLDMASIARTALMSPGHFQRSFRAAYGETPYSYLMTRRIERAKALLRRGDLSVTEVCMAVGCTSLGSFSSRFTELVGETPSAYRARSHEAGTVIPSCVARTFTRPNRAGPPLRP
- a CDS encoding VOC family protein; the encoded protein is MDLKLRQCFIAVDDHDKALAFYCDVLELEIRNDVGFEGMRWVTVGSPLQPDVEIVLEPPAANPDASPADKQAMAELLAKGTLRGVNFTTADCDALYARVQESGAEVVQEPTDQPYGVRDCAFRDPAGNMLRFMQRSED
- a CDS encoding VOC family protein; amino-acid sequence: MSATSIRWTYAFVDRPHDRLGAARDFWTAVTDTRLSELRGDEGEFVTLLSDRTDACVKIQGVDSGLGGAHLDFSVEDVPAFVESALRLGAETVAEHDGWAVLRSPAGELFCAGPWHGESVRPPVVAGTRLDQVSLDIGPGSYDAEVAFWSALLPDWASLSGALPEFHVLKPPPGQPIRILLQRLGEERPASAHLDLACADIDEAVVLHEHLGATVVSQGRHWTVMRDPAGGTYCLTGRDAETGGLPNRP
- a CDS encoding DUF952 domain-containing protein; the protein is MPEQELTTTPILHMTERALWDAARERGSYEWSTRGRTLQEEGFIHCSTRTQLPRVAAFLYGSYDGPDELVVLVVDPARLDAPLKYEAPEPGGEEFPHVYGAIPVGAVVDVEVWTA
- a CDS encoding GNAT family N-acetyltransferase, with protein sequence MGVAIRAAGEGDRELVVRLLDEAFQDDPVSGWVFPDAEYRRTTHHRLMASFTDAVFADGRIDLAEDGAACALWLSVPAEAHPENGEDEAVQLRELVDPDNERVETIARLMAESHPAGRAHEYLWMIAVAPGRQGDGLGAALIRHVLDRCDREGLPAYLEASSERSTKLYERLGYTFTDHTLDLPDGPSMYPMWREPKP